DNA from Gemmatimonadota bacterium:
CATCGGCGCTCACGCAATGGTTTCCGCAGACGCCTTTCTTACCAGAGATCGCGGTTTTTACGAGACCTATTTCCCGGAATTGAGTAAGAATTGACGTTTGGCATATACCTAGTCAGATACCGCACTACCCCGGCCCCTCCCACCCCGGCCTTCTGAACTTGCCCGACCTGCCGCCGTCCTTCTCCACCAGCAGGATGGAGGCGATCACCATGGTCCGGTCCACGGCCTTGCACATGTCGTAGA
Protein-coding regions in this window:
- the moaC gene encoding cyclic pyranopterin monophosphate synthase MoaC (MoaC; along with MoaA is involved in conversion of a guanosine derivative into molybdopterin precursor Z; involved in molybdenum cofactor biosynthesis), giving the protein YDMCKAVDRTMVIASILLVEKDGGRSGKFRRPGWEGPG